From the Diospyros lotus cultivar Yz01 chromosome 13, ASM1463336v1, whole genome shotgun sequence genome, one window contains:
- the LOC127787936 gene encoding uncharacterized protein LOC127787936 translates to MVFRVVLLLTSCESCRNQKFKMSSNTIDPNLDSSSAGRRKDPAWKYHSLVNPKDLNTFKCNFCGKLTKGGVYRAKQHLAGGYRNVEICSKCPPHVRDEIIEFMSKKKRKNDFDDMPDFDDIDTLGDDVDEMDVGAFQNRGKRPMQGQASSMQQKKQRQQQKGPLDLFLSTKPKVSNQKDAKGKQTTIESHVNKELRENACVWFSRWMYEAGIPFNAVNYPSFKPMMEAIGRVGPGMKPPSFHEVRVPYLKKEVEHTKEIMKSHREEWARYGCTIMCDGWKDKRDRSLLNFLVNSPKGSVFIESIDTSSYAKDGMKLYQLLDRFVEDIGETNVVQVVTDNASANVLAGEFLMTKHKNLYWTPCAAHCLDLMLEDIFKIPRLKSTFQKACSVNGYLYSFTQVLNMMRSFTQKREMLRPGKTRFATAFLTLSRFHKQKANLRKMFTSEEWTNSRFAKETRGKQAAQTVLQESFWKNILFALKVSEPLVKVLRVVDNEDKPAMPYIYEAMDRAKEAIAKSFDDERKYEKIFEIIDERWNVQLHRPLHAVGYYLNPEFFYSNESIREDNEVIEGLYACIERLLPTAEVQDKLSKELSFYKNSEGLFGKQICIRGRNQLSLGNTVF, encoded by the exons atgGTCTTTAGAGTGGTATTGTTGTTGACAAGTTGTGAATCTTGCaggaatcaaaaatttaaaatgtcatccaaCACTATTGATCCTAATCTTGATAGTAGCTCTGCTGGTAGAAGAAAAGATCCAGCATGGAAATATCATAGTTTGGTAAATCCCAAAGACCTTAACACtttcaaatgtaatttttgtggGAAATTAACTAAAGGAGGTGTATACCGAGCCAAACAACACCTTGCTGGAGGTTATAGGAATGTTGAAATTTGTTCAAAATGTCCTCCTCATGTTAGAGACGAAATTATAGAGTTTatgtcaaaaaagaaaaggaagaatgaCTTTGATGATATGCCAGATTTTGATGATATAGACACACTAGGAGATGATGTCGATGAAATGGACGTAGGGGCCTTCCAAAACCGTGGTAAAAGGCCTATGCAAGGACAAGCATCAtctatgcaacaaaaaaaacaaaggcaaCAGCAAAAAGGGCctcttgatttgtttttatctACTAAACCTAAAGTGAGTAATCAAAAGGATGCAAAAGGAAAGCAAACTACAATAGAAAGTCATGTCAACAAAGAGTTGAGAGAGAATGCATGTGTTTGGTTCAGTAGATGGATGTATGAAGCTGGTATACCATTTAATGCAGTCAATTACCCTAGTTTTAAGCCAATGATGGAGGCTATTGGGCGAGTTGGTCCGGGAATGAAACCCCCAAGTTTTCATGAGGTTAGAGTACCTTATCTTAAGAAGGAGGTGGAacacacaaaagaaattatgaagAGTCATAGGGAGGAATGGGCAAGATATGGATGTACAATCatgtgtgatggttggaaaGATAAGCGAGATAGGTCTTTGCTCAACTTTTTGGTAAATAGTCCAAAAGGGAGTGTGTTTATTGAATCTATTGATACATCTTCCTATGCTAAAGATGGAATGAAACTTTATCAATTGCTTGACCGATTCGTGGAGGACATAGGAGAAACAAATGTTGTTCAAGTTGTAACTGATAATGCTTCAGCTAATGTTCTAGCTG GAGAGTTCTTAATGACTAAGCACAAGAATTTGTATTGGACGCCGTGTGCTGCCCATTGTTTGGACTTGATGTTGGaggacatttttaaaattcctagACTTAAGAGCACATTTCAGAAGGCATGTTCAGTCAATGGGTACCTATATAGCTTTACACAAGTATTAAATATGATGAGATCATTTACACAAAAAAGAGAGATGCTAAGACCTGGAAAAACAAGGTTTGCCACAGCTTTCCTCACCCTTTCAAGATTTCATAAACAAAAAGCTAATTTGAGGAAGATGTTCACTTCAGAAGAGTGGACTAACTCTAGATTTGCAAAGGAAACACGAGGTAAGCAAGCAGCTCAAACAGTGCTCCAGGAatcattttggaaaaatattctttttgctcTCAAGGTGTCTGAGCCTCTTGTCAAGGTGCTTAGAGTGGTGGATAATGAGGACAAACCTGCTATGCCTTATATTTATGAGGCTATGGATAGGGCAAAAgaagccattgcaaaatcttttgatgatgagagaaaatatgagaaaatatttgaaatcattGATGAGAGATGGAATGTTCAGTTGCATCGTCCTTTACATGCAGTTGGATATTATTTGAATCCAGAATTTTTTTACTCAAATGAAAGTATTAGAGAAGACAACGAGGTTATTGAAGGGTTGTATGCTTGCATAGAGAGGCTGCTTCCCACTGCAGAAGTGCAAGACAAACTTTCGAAGGAGTTGAGCTTTTATAAGAATTCTGAAGGGTTATTTGGCAAACAAATATGTATTAGAGGAAGGAATCAATTATCACTAGGTAACACGGTTTtctaa